A single window of Syntrophotalea acetylenica DNA harbors:
- a CDS encoding TadE/TadG family type IV pilus assembly protein has protein sequence MNFRSQKGAAVVEFAVVLPLLLLIVFGIIEFGFIFYNKALLTNASREGARRAIVFRTDSTTGNRIIPVSDVENAIHNYLYSGNDLRLVSFGTDNLTATIETDSGVSTLNPASPGSSNEQVTQGEYVVIDVSYDYDFLLLPSLGGIPDAIKLNGITTMRAE, from the coding sequence ATGAACTTTAGATCTCAAAAGGGAGCAGCAGTCGTCGAATTCGCTGTCGTCCTGCCATTGCTGCTCCTGATTGTTTTTGGCATTATCGAGTTTGGTTTCATTTTTTACAACAAGGCTCTTCTCACCAATGCCAGTCGCGAAGGCGCACGGCGAGCTATAGTGTTTCGAACAGACAGCACCACAGGCAATCGCATTATTCCCGTAAGCGATGTTGAAAATGCCATACACAATTACCTTTACAGTGGCAACGATCTGCGGTTAGTAAGTTTTGGAACCGACAACCTAACCGCAACAATTGAGACAGACAGCGGGGTCAGCACCCTTAACCCCGCCAGCCCTGGTTCGAGCAATGAACAAGTCACCCAGGGTGAATATGTCGTGATAGACGTCAGTTATGATTACGATTTCCTTCTCCTACCTTCGCTTGGCGGCATTCCAGATGCCATAAAACTGAATGGAATAACAACCATGCGAGCTGAATAG
- a CDS encoding tetratricopeptide repeat protein: MKTWTSMSAILLIASITACTPVADPYHRRVARFTVQEKGEDAYTRERIANLPPEELTGKGLSYLNQGNLELARLHFSAALQKKPDATAALAGLGQVFLARGSAPQAREIFTTVLEKDPQNMAAQLGLARIARSQGDYPTAQKLLETLQSNYPESPAVISELAITYDSIGQDKLGLAESLHQKFISLRPDNPSGYNNLGFNYLLQGRYTDAIPQFSRALALEPSNMRSKNNLATAFLLNNQEVRALQLFEDTLGKPAAYNNIGYLYMTQGNWDKAEKAFKKALALNPVFYPRAQQNLDRLNSLRSQSAH, translated from the coding sequence TTGAAAACCTGGACAAGCATGTCTGCTATTTTGTTGATCGCCAGTATTACGGCATGCACACCTGTGGCTGATCCCTACCACAGGAGAGTAGCAAGATTTACGGTTCAGGAAAAAGGCGAGGATGCCTACACCCGAGAAAGAATCGCCAATCTTCCTCCGGAAGAATTGACCGGAAAGGGCCTTTCCTATCTGAACCAGGGCAACCTTGAACTTGCCCGGCTGCATTTTTCGGCGGCCCTTCAAAAAAAGCCTGATGCCACTGCAGCGCTCGCCGGGTTGGGACAGGTATTCCTTGCCCGGGGCAGCGCACCGCAAGCCCGTGAAATCTTCACCACGGTTCTGGAAAAAGATCCGCAGAACATGGCCGCGCAACTGGGGCTTGCCCGTATAGCACGCAGCCAGGGAGACTACCCCACCGCGCAAAAACTGCTGGAAACGCTCCAGTCAAATTATCCCGAGTCCCCTGCTGTTATCAGCGAACTGGCCATCACTTATGACAGCATCGGTCAGGACAAATTGGGCCTTGCGGAATCATTGCACCAGAAATTCATCTCCCTGCGGCCGGACAATCCGTCTGGTTACAACAATCTGGGGTTCAATTACCTGCTGCAGGGCCGCTACACGGATGCGATACCCCAGTTTTCCAGGGCTTTGGCCCTCGAACCCTCCAACATGCGCAGCAAAAACAATCTGGCGACGGCTTTTCTGCTCAACAACCAGGAAGTTCGCGCTTTGCAGCTCTTTGAAGACACCCTCGGCAAACCGGCTGCCTATAACAATATAGGCTATCTCTACATGACCCAGGGCAACTGGGACAAAGCTGAAAAGGCATTCAAGAAGGCCCTCGCACTGAATCCGGTATTTTATCCACGCGCCCAGCAGAACCTGGACAGACTCAACAGCCTGCGCTCCCAATCGGCACATTAG
- a CDS encoding type II secretion system F family protein, whose amino-acid sequence MDLLDALIMATVFLFVASVVTLLYLGWSESRFAEKKAIKKRLLFISAGGKHGREKLFRYRDKILADAGPVQKLALKMPRVTTLDRMLLKSGLPFNASVFVLLSLSLGLIALLLGLKFIPSTLIAIVLGILVLFLPFGYLKLAENAYLNKFQDQLPEALDLLARALRSGHAMTSGLEMVSSEMEPPISAEFGAAVDEINLGLTFQEAFENLCERVPSTDLRFFAISVIIQRETGGNVAEILDNISRLIRERMQFRRQVKALTAEGRLSAMVLIGLPITLFVYIFFVNHEYLSLLWQDVIGQYMLAGAIVLQIVGAFIIKKIVTIEM is encoded by the coding sequence ATGGATCTTCTAGACGCCCTTATCATGGCCACGGTCTTCCTGTTTGTTGCGTCGGTGGTGACGCTGCTCTATCTGGGGTGGTCGGAAAGCCGCTTCGCCGAAAAAAAGGCTATCAAAAAGCGCCTTCTGTTCATTTCGGCTGGCGGCAAGCACGGCCGAGAAAAACTGTTCCGCTATCGGGACAAGATCCTCGCCGATGCGGGGCCGGTACAGAAACTGGCCCTCAAAATGCCCCGGGTAACCACCCTGGATCGCATGCTGCTCAAATCGGGCCTGCCTTTCAATGCAAGTGTATTCGTCCTGTTGAGCTTGTCCCTCGGGCTGATTGCTCTGCTGCTGGGGCTGAAGTTTATTCCCTCGACGTTGATCGCCATTGTGCTTGGCATTCTGGTGCTCTTCCTGCCCTTCGGCTACCTGAAGCTTGCAGAAAACGCCTACCTCAACAAGTTTCAGGACCAGCTGCCTGAAGCGCTGGACCTGCTGGCCCGGGCGCTGCGTTCCGGACATGCCATGACCTCGGGGCTGGAGATGGTCTCCAGCGAAATGGAGCCGCCTATCAGCGCCGAGTTCGGCGCGGCGGTGGATGAAATCAACCTCGGGCTGACTTTTCAGGAGGCCTTCGAAAATCTCTGCGAGCGCGTGCCCAGCACAGATCTGCGCTTCTTTGCCATCTCCGTCATCATCCAGCGGGAAACCGGCGGCAACGTGGCCGAAATCCTCGACAACATCAGCCGCCTGATCCGCGAACGCATGCAGTTCAGACGTCAGGTCAAAGCCCTCACAGCGGAGGGGCGACTCTCGGCCATGGTCCTTATCGGCCTGCCCATCACCCTGTTTGTCTATATATTTTTTGTTAATCATGAATACCTGTCGCTGCTCTGGCAGGACGTCATTGGGCAATACATGCTGGCCGGGGCCATTGTGCTGCAAATAGTGGGTGCCTTCATCATTAAAAAAATCGTTACCATTGAAATGTAA
- a CDS encoding TadG family pilus assembly protein yields the protein MFKYSELFKKKQKGAVVVLVAILLIVFLGMAALAIDVYHLFVVRNELQNAADAAALAGARELYLDDGSAINPNANTIAYNTALQNLSEKIAVEVNDYSSNSGDVQRGHWSFSAERFDANDSLSAIAIGNYTTEDLDNPDPSINGGFINAVKVVVRRQDKPAASFFAQIFGFENFGMTAEAVAFLGFAGSLPPGTVDEPIAICEDYLKDGDGNYSCNMGRMISESEETGGWTNFDQTEGCGNVGTSQNGIGGLLCSGGNPVEIIFGKEIGTNNGMTNLLSDFYDNCWTDGSNNPPTAPLNVTLPVVECEDGTFDQSCVEKVVGAVNVDIIWINTNNASENFGNVGKNKENPPTYMVAPGHEPFSCSYTDAQTAEVCWNNFVNHFDIKDRDGNPAPYLTQSIYFLPNCEVHKPTGITGGVNYGVLSEFPALVD from the coding sequence ATGTTCAAATATTCAGAATTATTTAAAAAAAAGCAAAAGGGAGCCGTAGTCGTTCTTGTTGCCATTCTACTCATTGTATTTTTAGGTATGGCAGCTCTCGCAATTGATGTTTATCATCTTTTCGTTGTACGCAACGAACTTCAAAATGCTGCGGATGCAGCCGCCCTAGCAGGTGCGAGAGAGCTTTACCTGGATGATGGATCTGCTATAAACCCTAATGCAAACACTATTGCATACAACACCGCCTTACAAAATCTTAGTGAAAAAATCGCGGTAGAAGTGAATGATTATTCTTCTAATTCGGGCGATGTGCAGCGAGGACATTGGAGTTTTTCGGCAGAACGCTTCGATGCAAATGACTCCCTGTCTGCCATTGCAATTGGGAACTACACAACCGAGGATCTTGACAATCCTGATCCAAGCATTAATGGAGGCTTTATCAATGCTGTAAAGGTGGTTGTTCGCCGCCAAGATAAGCCGGCAGCGTCTTTTTTTGCCCAGATTTTTGGCTTTGAAAATTTCGGCATGACTGCGGAAGCGGTAGCTTTTCTTGGTTTTGCAGGGTCTTTACCTCCAGGAACTGTGGATGAACCTATAGCAATATGCGAGGATTACCTTAAAGACGGAGATGGGAACTATTCATGTAATATGGGAAGAATGATTAGTGAGAGCGAGGAAACTGGAGGATGGACAAACTTCGACCAAACCGAAGGATGCGGAAATGTAGGAACAAGCCAGAACGGAATTGGTGGACTTTTGTGTAGTGGGGGGAATCCAGTAGAAATTATATTTGGCAAAGAAATTGGAACGAATAATGGCATGACAAACCTTCTATCTGACTTTTATGACAATTGCTGGACAGATGGGTCGAACAATCCGCCAACTGCTCCTTTAAATGTCACTCTTCCTGTAGTTGAATGCGAGGATGGTACATTTGACCAATCTTGTGTTGAAAAAGTAGTTGGTGCCGTGAACGTTGACATAATTTGGATTAACACCAATAACGCATCAGAGAATTTTGGCAATGTTGGGAAAAACAAGGAAAATCCACCTACTTATATGGTAGCTCCAGGACACGAACCTTTTTCATGCAGTTATACTGACGCTCAGACAGCTGAGGTTTGTTGGAACAACTTTGTAAATCATTTTGATATAAAAGACAGGGATGGCAATCCAGCGCCTTATCTAACACAGTCAATATATTTTCTCCCAAACTGTGAAGTTCACAAACCTACAGGCATTACCGGAGGAGTTAACTATGGAGTGTTAAGTGAATTCCCTGCTTTGGTGGATTAA
- a CDS encoding AAA family ATPase, giving the protein MPRKLLVAIEISDTRLVQAIQEKLGEIPNLETNQWFDSAAEKGPLAVKGSPDIIILDDPTDGPTIFNRLKPIRQNFPRAEVFVVSSNQFPQHIVEVMKAGVAEFLVSPINDKVLNNAVEEVRLKLAAGGQISRGSIYSFISSKGGIGSTVLAVNTACALAGNKDVRVALFDMSFQSGDATVLLDLYPQTTMSDIVRNYHRLDGSFLLAAMTKHASGLEFMAAPNNPEEYDAIKAEHIAKVLSLACKIYDYVVVDCTSMSINDSNIEIFKNSEITFLVTDMSVPSIRNCARLLNLMKKLGIDETHIEIAINRYIKGGTLSLNDIEKNLGKKAFWMFPNDFKGVVSSINKGEPLSMGHSGTPLAKNICQFVEKLQSPESSRAFRGIRGVFGKAI; this is encoded by the coding sequence ATGCCACGTAAATTGCTTGTAGCCATTGAAATCTCCGACACCCGCCTGGTTCAGGCGATCCAGGAAAAACTGGGAGAAATCCCCAACTTGGAGACCAACCAGTGGTTCGACTCTGCGGCCGAAAAAGGCCCTCTTGCCGTCAAGGGGTCGCCAGACATTATTATACTCGATGATCCTACTGACGGGCCTACCATCTTTAACCGGCTCAAGCCGATCCGGCAGAACTTCCCTCGTGCCGAGGTATTCGTGGTGTCCTCCAACCAGTTTCCCCAACATATCGTGGAGGTCATGAAAGCCGGGGTTGCGGAATTTCTGGTCAGCCCCATCAACGACAAGGTGCTGAACAACGCCGTCGAGGAAGTACGACTCAAGCTTGCCGCCGGCGGGCAGATCTCCCGCGGCAGCATCTACAGTTTTATCAGCAGCAAGGGAGGCATCGGCTCGACGGTTCTCGCGGTCAACACCGCCTGCGCGCTGGCCGGCAACAAGGATGTGCGGGTGGCGCTGTTCGACATGAGCTTCCAGTCCGGAGACGCTACGGTGCTGCTCGATCTGTACCCGCAAACCACCATGAGCGACATCGTACGCAACTACCACCGTCTCGATGGTTCTTTCCTGCTGGCGGCCATGACCAAACATGCTTCCGGGCTGGAATTCATGGCCGCGCCGAACAATCCGGAGGAATACGACGCCATCAAGGCTGAACATATCGCCAAAGTGCTCAGCCTGGCCTGCAAAATCTACGATTATGTGGTGGTCGATTGCACTTCCATGTCGATCAACGACAGCAACATCGAAATTTTCAAGAATTCCGAAATCACCTTTCTGGTGACGGACATGTCGGTTCCTTCAATCCGGAACTGCGCCCGTCTGCTGAACCTGATGAAAAAGCTCGGTATCGACGAAACCCATATAGAAATCGCCATCAACCGGTACATCAAGGGCGGCACCCTGAGCCTGAACGACATCGAGAAGAACCTGGGGAAAAAGGCGTTCTGGATGTTCCCCAACGACTTCAAGGGCGTGGTTTCTTCCATCAACAAGGGCGAGCCTCTGTCGATGGGGCATTCGGGAACGCCGCTGGCCAAAAACATATGCCAGTTTGTCGAAAAGCTGCAGTCCCCTGAAAGCTCCCGGGCCTTCCGTGGTATCCGAGGGGTGTTCGGGAAGGCGATTTAA
- a CDS encoding CpaF family protein: MAIKDLFSSGKSAPPVQPPAKQADGGRDALFYEIKHKLHNRFVEEANLAALDDLDQAEVKTEISKIVDYFLREEQVLLNEEEHQSLILEILDELTGLGPIEPFFKDPTVSDILCNTYKDIYVERRGLLERTPARFVDNAHLMNIIDRIISRVGRRIDESSPMVDARLADGSRVNAIIPPLALDGPILSIRRFSVNPLKMDDLINYKTLTPDIATLLAGSVKAKLNIMISGGTGAGKTTLLNILSGFIPGNERIITIEDSAELQLQQEHVVRLETRPASIEGTGMVTQRDLVRNSLRMRPDRIIVGEVRGSEAFDMLQAMNTGHEGSLTTIHANTPRDSLTRLESMILMTGVSLPEHAMRFMISSALDMVVQVSRLADGTRKVTSIAEVVGMEGEIITLQDIFVFERQGIDANGKVVGRFRATGIRPKFADKLEVAGVDIPEDLFFAHKYFE, translated from the coding sequence ATGGCCATCAAGGATCTGTTTTCATCGGGAAAATCCGCCCCGCCCGTACAACCCCCGGCCAAACAGGCCGATGGGGGACGCGACGCACTGTTTTATGAAATAAAGCACAAGCTCCACAACCGTTTCGTTGAAGAAGCCAACCTCGCTGCCCTGGACGACCTGGATCAGGCCGAAGTCAAAACGGAGATCAGCAAAATTGTCGATTATTTCCTCAGGGAAGAGCAGGTTCTGCTTAACGAAGAAGAACATCAGTCGCTGATCCTGGAGATTCTCGACGAATTGACCGGACTCGGGCCCATCGAGCCGTTTTTTAAGGACCCCACGGTCTCCGATATTCTGTGCAACACCTACAAGGATATTTACGTGGAGCGCCGGGGCCTGCTGGAAAGAACACCGGCGCGGTTCGTCGACAACGCCCACCTGATGAACATCATCGACCGCATCATCTCCAGGGTCGGGCGCCGCATCGACGAGTCTTCGCCCATGGTCGACGCCCGGCTCGCCGACGGGTCCCGCGTCAACGCCATCATCCCTCCCCTCGCCCTTGACGGACCGATTCTGTCGATCCGGCGTTTCTCGGTCAATCCGCTGAAAATGGATGACCTGATCAACTACAAAACCCTTACGCCGGATATCGCCACCCTGCTGGCCGGCAGCGTCAAAGCTAAGCTGAACATCATGATTTCCGGTGGCACCGGCGCCGGCAAAACCACCCTGCTCAACATTCTTTCGGGGTTCATTCCGGGCAACGAACGCATCATCACCATCGAGGACTCGGCCGAACTGCAGCTGCAACAGGAGCATGTTGTTCGCCTGGAAACCCGACCCGCCAGCATCGAAGGAACCGGCATGGTGACGCAGCGCGATCTGGTGCGCAACAGCCTGCGCATGCGCCCCGACCGCATTATCGTCGGAGAGGTGCGCGGCTCCGAAGCCTTTGACATGCTGCAGGCCATGAACACCGGCCACGAAGGCTCCCTGACCACCATTCACGCCAACACGCCGCGCGACTCCCTGACCCGTCTGGAATCGATGATCCTGATGACCGGCGTCAGCCTTCCCGAGCATGCCATGCGTTTCATGATCTCCTCGGCTCTGGACATGGTCGTGCAGGTATCCCGTCTGGCGGACGGCACCCGAAAGGTCACCTCCATTGCCGAAGTCGTGGGCATGGAGGGAGAGATCATCACCCTGCAGGATATTTTCGTCTTCGAGCGTCAGGGCATCGACGCCAACGGCAAGGTTGTCGGACGCTTCCGTGCCACCGGCATCCGCCCCAAATTCGCCGACAAGCTGGAAGTTGCCGGCGTCGATATCCCGGAAGATCTGTTCTTTGCCCACAAATACTTCGAATAA
- a CDS encoding type II secretion system F family protein produces the protein MNILLSVYYRLLENAGYWAVLVLTFLATVLFILSIYFFLTRKSREEKRLEKLVPASKTPIKQKPKLLDAEQGGFITRFAKPIDDIVSSQPGAMHKSIRLHLIQAGWRSNAAYYNYITAKVVLGLVLPLGYLISRFFFTFSLQVILLCLLLAVIGFGLPDTILGFAIRARQNRILRALPDALDLMVVCVEAGLGLDMTFRRVGEEIKPLCRDLSEEFFLTNLEIRAGKPRNECFKNMSLRTGVAEVGNLMTILIQTSRFGTSLAKALRIHSDAMRIKRRQVAEEKAAKSTVKLIFPLVFFIFPAIFVVLVGPGVIRIVRVLFPAISGG, from the coding sequence ATGAATATTTTACTAAGTGTATATTATCGTTTATTGGAGAACGCCGGATACTGGGCTGTTCTTGTTTTGACCTTCCTGGCGACCGTCCTTTTCATTTTAAGCATCTATTTTTTCCTGACCCGCAAATCCCGTGAGGAAAAGCGGCTGGAAAAGTTGGTCCCAGCCTCAAAAACACCCATCAAACAAAAACCAAAGCTTTTGGACGCTGAACAAGGCGGGTTTATCACCCGCTTCGCCAAACCGATTGACGACATCGTCTCCAGCCAGCCCGGAGCTATGCATAAATCCATACGCCTGCACCTGATCCAGGCCGGCTGGCGCTCCAATGCGGCCTATTACAATTACATCACTGCCAAAGTTGTGCTCGGACTGGTTCTCCCCCTGGGCTATCTTATTTCAAGGTTTTTCTTTACCTTCTCCCTGCAGGTCATCCTCCTGTGCCTGTTGCTGGCAGTTATCGGCTTCGGTCTGCCCGACACCATTCTGGGATTCGCAATTAGGGCGCGACAAAATCGCATTCTCCGAGCACTGCCCGATGCCCTCGACCTGATGGTGGTCTGCGTCGAGGCCGGCCTCGGTCTGGACATGACCTTTCGCCGGGTGGGCGAAGAGATCAAGCCGCTGTGTCGGGACCTCAGCGAGGAATTTTTCCTGACCAACCTGGAGATCCGCGCCGGCAAGCCGCGCAACGAATGCTTCAAAAATATGTCGTTGCGCACCGGTGTTGCCGAAGTGGGCAATCTGATGACCATCCTGATTCAGACCAGTCGTTTCGGAACCAGCCTCGCCAAAGCCCTGCGAATACACTCCGATGCCATGCGCATCAAACGCCGTCAGGTGGCCGAGGAAAAAGCCGCCAAATCAACCGTCAAGCTCATCTTCCCGTTGGTGTTCTTTATCTTTCCTGCAATCTTTGTTGTCCTGGTGGGACCGGGTGTGATAAGAATTGTTCGTGTTTTGTTCCCCGCAATAAGTGGGGGCTAA